The Terriglobus roseus region TCGGAGACCGCGTCGTGGTTCCATTCACCATTGCGTGCGGGAGCTGCCAGCCATGTAACGATCAACTGTGGTCCTGCTGCGACAACTCCAATCCCAATGCCTGGATTGCGGAAAAGATGATGGGCTACAGCCCGTCCGGACTATTCGGTTACACGCACATGCTGGGTGGCTATAGCGGCGGACAGGCGCAGTATGCTCGCGTGCCCTATGCCGATGTTGGTCCCCTCAAAATACCGGAAGGCATCCCAGACGAGAAGGTGGTCTTCCTATCAGACATCTTCCCAACTGGTTATATGGGTGCAGAAAACTGCAATATCCGCCCGGGAGACACCGTCGCCGTATGGGGTTGCGGCCCCGTCGCGCAGTTTGCGATTCGCAGTTGCTTCCTGCTCGGCGCTGGACGGGTGATCGCCATCGACCGCGTACCAGAACGGCTGGAGATGGCGCGCGCAGCCGGTGCAGAGACATTGAACTTCGATCAGGACGACGTGCTAGACGCCTTGCACGACATGACCGGCAATCGCGGTCCTGACGCCTGCATGGATGTGGTGGGCCTGGAAGCGTCAGGTCATGGCGCAATGTATGCCCTCGATCGGGCGAAGCAGATGGCACGCATTGAGACGGATCGTCCCACGGTGCTTCGTCAGGTCATCATGGCGTGCAAGAAAGGTGGAACGATCTCGATTCCCGGCGTCTACGGGGGCTTCGTCGACAAAATCCCGATGGGTGCTTATATGAACAAGGCCATCACCATGAAGACAGGCCAGACGCACATGATGCGTTACATGGGACCACTGCTTGAACGTATTCAACGGGGTGAGATTGACCCGTCGTTCGTCATCAGCCACACATTGCCGTTGGATCGCGCGCCAGAAGCCTACCGCATGTTCCGCGACAAGCTGGATCGTTGCACGAAGATCGTCTTGAAACCGTGGGAACAGACAACAGCCGCCTAGCGCGGCCAGGTGAGAGGAAACGTATGAACACGACACAATCAGGAAATAGTCTCGCCGTTGTTCCGAAGGTGATCAGTCCTACGGTGCACGGGGTCATTGACTACTGTCATGCTGCTTTCTTCTTCACGGTAGGCGGGCTCTCGGCTCGGGCTCGAAACAAGGGCGCCGCTCGAGCCGCGTTCGCCACGGGTGGCTTCATCCTTGTGCAGTCCTGTTGACCGACTATCGCTTTGGCGCCAAACCAGTCTTCTCGTTTGAGACCCACGGCAAAATGGACACCGTCTTTGCCGCAAGCTCCTGGATGCTGCCGCTGCTCTTCGGCTTTAAAGACACAGCCGCGGCGAAAATTTTCGAGGGCAATTCACTTGTAGAAGCTTGCGTGGTGGCCGCTACAGACTGGAGCAGCGAACGGGCCCACAGGGGAGCGAGTGGTCGCCTAGATCGCGCCGAACGCGAGGCTTCAACAGCTTACAAAGGGAATAAGAAGAGGAGTACGTATGGGAATTTTCGGGTTTGGTACAAAGCATCGGCTCAGCGGTAAACGCATCGCCATTCTTGCCACGCAAGGGGTCGAACAAGTCGAACTTACCAGCCCCGAAAGGCCTTGGAGAAGGCCGGCGCTATTGTGGAATTGGTGTCGCCGCAGAAGCTCGTAAAGGGCGGAAAGATCAAGGCGTGGAACCTCGTCAAATGGGGCGACTCATTCAAGATCGACGTGGACCTATCGGGTGCCAAGGTCTGTTCCTATGATGGGCTGCACCTGCCGGGTGGCGTGATCAATCCAGACATTCTGAGGACGGACACGGATTCGGTCGATTTCGTTCGCAGCTTCTTCGAAGCAGGCAAGCCTATCTCCTCGATCTGTCATGGCCCCTGGATGTTGATTGAAGCTGACGTAGTTCGGGGAAGAACCTTAACGTCTTGGCCATCATTGAAAACGGATATTCGAAACGCCGGTGCAAATTGGGTGAACGAGGAAGTTGTAGAAGACCGGAAGCTGGTCACAAGCCGAAGTCCGAAGGATCTTCGTGCATTCGACAAGAAGATCGTAGACCTCTTCGCGAGTGTCGCTGGTCCAGCAGAAGGTCAGCAGGCCGACGGCTAACTTCATCGCGAACCGGCGACTACGTTGCGGGATGGAACTCGCCGCACGAGACACAGAGGCTCGCCTTTCGGCATTCACGCCTGTGCACCGAGCTGCGCTGAGTCACGGTCATCTGCCCTGGCTAGAAAGCGGGAGAGTCATCATGAGAGCAACAGGACAAGCAATCGCTCGCACCACCAAACTTCCATCAGGGGATGTTCTGCCCATACTTGGGCAAGGCACGTGGCATTTCGGAGCAATTCCAGGGCGGCGCAAGGATGAGATCGCGGCATTGCGCACCGGGCTCGATCTCGGCATGAGCCTCGTCGACACGGCCGAAATGTACGGCGATGGAGCAGCCGAGGAACTAGTTGGTGAGGCAATCGCCGGACGCCGTGGTGAGGTTTTCCTCGTCAGCAAGGTACTACCGCAGAATGCTTCGCGGAACGGCACCGTCGCCGCTTGCGAGCGCAGCCTGAGCCGCCTCCACACAGATAGGCTGGACCTATACCTTCTCCACTGGAGAAGCAGCTACTCGCTTAAGGAAACGATTGAGGCCTTCCAGGCTCTCTTGCAGGCGGGCAAGATTCGATGCTGGGGTGTCAGCAACTTCGATGTTTCCGACATGGAGGAGTTGGCCGGTCTTTCTGGCGGGTCCGATGTTTCAACGAACCAGGTGCTTTACAACCTCACCCGTCGCGGCATCGAGTTTGATTTGCTGCCTTGGTGTCACCAGCGCACTATGCCGGTCATGGCCTATTCACCAATCGAGCAAGGACGGATGCTGGGTCATCCCGAACTGCAAAAGGTGGCTGAGCGACACAGCGCCACCCCGGCCCAGGTAGCTCTCGCCTGGATACTCCGTGACAAAGAGGTCATCGCGATCCCACGTGCTGGCGAGCCAAGTCACGTCCGCGAAAACCGCGGGGCAGTTGACTTGCGCCTGTCAGAGAAAGATCTAGAAGAACTTGACCGAGCGTTCCCGCCGCCCCGGCGAAAGGTTCAGCTCGAGATGTTGTGAAGCGATGCCCGTATGATGCAAACACGAGACCGAAGCATCCAACCTAGCATTGGAGGGGCGATTGATCAGCGGCGATCCCAGTAAAGGTCTCGTGCAGGTGCGCGGAGCTCGAGAACACAATCTGCGCAACGTGGACCTGGACATTCCGCGTGATGCACTGGTCGTGTTCACCGGCGTTTCAGGCTCGGGCAAGTCCTCTCTCGCGTTTGGAACACTGTACGCCGAAGCGCAACGACGGTACCTCGAGTCGGTGTCGCCCTATGCCCGCCGACTGTTTCATCAGTTGACTGTTCCGGCGGTTGACTCGATCAATGGGCTGCCGCCTGCTGTGGCTTTACAACAACAACGGGGCGCACCAACGACGCGATCGTCCGTCGGTTCGGTCACAACCCTCTCGAATCTCTTGCGCATGCTCTATTCAAGGGCGGGCGATTATCCAAGCAATCAACCTCTCCTGTACGCAGAGTCCTTTTCTCCGAACACGCCTGAGGGTGCCTGCCCGAAGTGCCACGGGCTTGGGCGGATCTATGAAGTCACCGAACAGTCGATGGTGCCAGACCCATCGCTCACGATTCGAGAGCGCGCTATTGCGGCTTGGCCAACCGCTTGGGGTGGCCAGAATCAGCGCGACATACTCGTCTCGCTTGGATACGACGTGGACAAGCCGTGGCGAGAGCTATCCGGAAAGGACCGAGACTGGATCCTGTTCACGGAAGACCAGCCGCAGGTGCCTGTATATCCGGGCTTCACTCCTGAGGAAACAGCTAAGGCCGTCCGCCGCAAACTGGAACCCGGATACATGGGCACGTTCACCAGTGCCAAGCGCCACGTCTTCAGCACGTTCTCACAGACCCACAGCGCGATGATGAAGAAGCGGGTCAGCCAGTTCATGGTCGCCACGGACTGCCCGGTGTGCCACGGCAAGCGCCTTCGCGGTGAATCGTTATCTGTAAAGTTCGCTGGGCACGACATCGCGGAGATCGCCTCACTCCCACTCAAGCGTCTTCATTCCGTTCTCCAGCCATTTGCAAAGTCTGGGGGGAACGCGCACCAGTCCAACCCTGAAAAGACAGAAGTCACAAAGCGCATTACGGGCGAACTCACCGAGCGGCTCTTGGTTCTGCTCGACCTGGGTCTCGGCTATCTTTCCCTCGAACGCAGCACACCGACCCTGAGTCCGGGAGAACTGCAGCGTCTCCGACTTGCGACACAGTTGCATTCCAACCTGTTTGGTGTGGTCTACGTGCTCGACGAACCGTCGGCAGGTTTGCACCCGGCCGATACGAGGGCCTTGCTTGATGCACTCGACGTACTCAAGAAAAGCGGAAACTCACTCTTCGTAGTGGAACACGAGTTGGAGGTCATTCGCCGCGCCGATTGGATCGTGGACGTTGGCCCGGGTGCTGGAGAGAAAGGCGGTCAGGTTCTCTACTCCGGTCCTTTGCCAGGACTCCGTCACATCGGTGCTTCGGAGACAGCCCGGCACGTCTTCTCCGCCGCCACGACGATTCCGAGGATGCGACAAGAGCCGAAAGGCTGGCTAGAGTTGAAGGGCATCACCCGTAACAACCTCCAGAATCTGGAGGCGCGGTTTCCTATCGGCGTCTTCACTTCCGTCACAGGCGTCTCGGGATCTGGAAAGTCCACGCTGGTCTCACAGGCATTGGTCGAACTCGTTGCGCGAGATCTCGGGCAAAACGTGCCTACCGAAGACGAAGAAGCGGATGCGCTCGAAGACCGTCCCGCTAAGGCAACGGAAGGCAAGATCGCCGGAGGTCTGGAGCACATCCGCCGTCTCGTTGTGGTGGACCAAAAGCCGATAGGCCGGACGCCGCGCTCCAACATGGCGACGTACACCGGCCTCTTCGACCACGTGCGGAAGCTCTTCGCTTCCACAAAGCTTGCGCGGTCTCGCAAGTATGACGCGGGGCGCTTCTCGTTCAACGTTGCCAAGGGACGTTGCGAGACATGCTCGGGGGAGGGATTCGTTTGCGTGGAGCTTCTCTTTCTCCCTAGCGTGTACAGCCCTTGTCCTGTCTGCCATGGCGCACGCTTCAATCAGAAGACTCTCGAAGTGCGGTACCGGGAGAAAAACATCGCGGACATACTTGGGATGACCGTAGAAACGGCAGCGGAATTCTTTGCTGATGAGCCTGCGATTTCGCGATCACTTCAGGTTCTGTTGGATGTCGGACTCGGCTATTTACGCCTTGGACAAGCGGCCACGGAGCTTTCCGGCGGCGAGGCGCAACGAGTCAAGCTCGCCACGGAACTGCAGCGCATTCAGCGTGGTCAGACGCTCTACATATTGGATGAACCCACGACCGGACTGCACCCTTCCGACGTAGAGCGTCTACAGCGTCAACTGAACCAACTCGTGGAGGCTGGCAACACGGTGATCGTGGTCGAACACGACATGCAGATCGTCGCGAGCAGTGACTGGGTAATCGACGTGGGGCCGGGCGCAGGCGATGAGGGTGGAAGGATCGTCGCGGAGGGGCCACCTGAGGTGGTTGCCAACGCCAAAGGAAGCAAGACCGCTCATTATTTGCACGACCATATGAAACCAAACACTTGAAATTACCTAGACTCCTGTCTTACAGCCATTCTCAATGGGACCGCTTCAAAACATCTACCTGATTCGTTATGCAGGCAGAGACCGACGTTCAGAGGCTGAATCGCAACGACGGTGCGGAACGATCTTTAGGGATCCTTCTCCTCGCTTCAGCCAACTAAGCGCATGGTACAGGTAGAAACTTTGGGCGTAACGCTAGGAAATACGGCTTGTGTCCAGTGGCGACAGCAAAGCACCGACAATCTCAAATCGGATGGTGCAAGAGCAGAAGTCGCATTCAACCTCGTTGACACCCTTGGGTGGGCTTGTGACAGGGAAGGTCCGAAGACAATCCGTGCATGTGACCACAACGGCTTCGTTGCTGTTCTTGACCCAAACGGCCGCCTTCTGGGGCTTGCCCACCTTGGGTCGCGTTGGCAACTCGCACAAGAAATCTTCGATCTTGGCGAATAGATCTTGCGGCTTGTACTGACCCTTTGGAAAGAATGCATCGGCGAGCACGCTTTCCGGGACTGTTAGCCCAGTGAACTCCCCCGAAATCACGATGACTGGTATGGACGGAAATCTGCGGCGAACCACCGATAGGAACTCAAATCCGTTCATATTCGGCATGCGCAGGTCCGAGATGATGACGTCGGGCAACGATCTCTTCAGTGCAGCGAGGCCTTGGAAGCCATCTTCCGCGCCCAGGACCTCGTATCCCTTCGATTCGAGCATGTGACGCGCTACTTCACGTAGCGCGGGATCGTCTTCCACGACCAGAATCCTGTATGGGAATGAAGCTGAAGACATGTGTGCTCTTTCGTGGAAGGAGGGGGACCCTACAGCATGATGATAGTCCGTCGTCCTTGAGAGGCTTCCTCTGTGTCGCTTGGGATCTTCCATACTGGTTCTGCGGGGTTAGATGGCTCGAGCCAAGCCTACTTACCATTTCAATCGTTCACCGCGGGACATTCAGACGGTCGTTATTGACTGTCTAGACGCTTACATAGTACATTCCATCTATGCCGAGGCCTCGCAGCGATGACAAGCGGAAGCGAATTCTCAATGCGGCAACGCGCGTCATTGTCACACAGGGACTCAGCGCACCCACGATGGGCATCGCTAAAGAAGCTGGCATCGCGAACGGCTCCCTTTTTACCTATTTCGAGACAAAGTCGGAACTTTTCAATCAGCTGTACCTGGAGTTGAAGCAGGAAATGGCATCAGTCGCCATGAAGGACTTCCCGACAGAGGCTGATCTTCAAGAGCAGTTCTTCCACATCTGGCGAAATTGGGGTAACTGGGCGGTTCGCTCTCCCGAGAAAAGGAAAGCACTCGCCCAACTCACTGTGTCGGAGGAGATTACGTCAGAGACCCGGATCGCTGGGCACAGGCTGATGTCTTCCATTGGTGAGCTGCTGGAACGCATCCGCAGCGCCGGCCCCATGCGCAAGGTTCCCATGAGCTTTGTTATCGCACTCATGAACTCGGTTGCGGACGCAACGATGGACCAGATGATTCAAGATCCGAAGCATGCAAAGACGCACTGCAAGAATGGGGTGGAAGCTTTGTGGAGAATGCTCGCTTAGTTGCTGTGTACGTAGATGACTGTCCAGACAGAGTTCTAACAGGTCAAGCAACTTCATGAACGATAAACACCATGTAACGACAGGAGTGATTCCATGAAAATGTCCAACAATACGGTACTGATCACCGGTGGCACCAGCGGCATCGGCTACGCACTCGCTGAACTGTTCCTCAAGCGTGGGAATACAGTTCTCATCACTGGAAGGACAGAAGAGAATTTGGCTATAGCTCGCCAGTCACTGCCTGGCGTTCTCACTTATCGCAGCGATGTGGGTGATCCCGCAGCAATCAGGCAGCTCTATGCGGACGTGGCCGCCGCGTTTCCGAACATCAATGTCCTCATCAATAACGCAGGGATTGGTTTGAAGCGTAACTTGAACGACACGACGGTCCCACTCGAGGATTTGAACAGAGAAATCGCAACGAACCTGACAGGTCCCATTCAGATGATTCAGCAGTTCCTGCCCCTGCTCAAACGCCAGCAAACCGCTGCGATCGTAAACGTCAGTTCGGGTCTCGCGTTTGTTCCCTTGGCGGTGAAGCCGATCTACTGCGCGACCAAGTCGGCCATGCACTCGTACACGCAGACTCTTCGTGTGCAGTTGAAAAATTCATCGGTCAAGGTCATTGAGCTTGCGCCACCCGCGGTGAAGACCAACTTCAACAAGGGGCAGGAGGAATTGAATTCATCCTCAGCCATGGACGTTAACAAATTCGCCCATGAGTCGATGCGCGGCTTGGAGAAAGGGCGACAAGAAATACTCCCGGGGCTAAGCCGTATGGCACGCCTGCTAGGGCGCTTGGCCCCTCAGGCAGTCTTTATGAAGGCCGAGGCCGAGCAAATGGTCGCGGAAGGAGAAAGGCTCTCATGGAGCACGCGCTAGTACGTCACAGATATCCGTATCGACAAACGCCGTTAGCGTCAGTTGGAGATCGCTCCCCCCAAACCGACATATCGGTAGTGCGCGTCACCTGATCTCGTGCGCCCTGAAATCTTCCCTCTGAACTTAGAGGATCGGAGGAGCTCGGACTTGGAGATGAACGTTTGACTCGTTAAAGATTCGCTTGAAGACCACATGCTTCAGGCGAGAGTTCTTCTGAACCAGATCACGCACGACAATTTATCGTCCCTCTGAAGCCCAGTCGAGCACTTTCGTTATGGATGATCTTGGCCATAATTCGGTATTACCGGGAGAACCTATTCCTACTCTGAGTAATGAAACGCAGTTGTCGTCGTGAGTAGGGCAAGCCGTTAGCTTGCCCCTGCGTTCTGACCTCTGAAATCGTCGATGACGGGCATCAGCGCTAGCGCGAGGAGCAGGATCGCGAGAGGAAGCGTGAAGAGGAACCCGGCGTGCTTGAACCCCACCGCTCCGATGACGCCGCCTGCAAAAAATAGGGCGATCAATGAAGTCAGCAGATTCAAGGTTGCGAGTTCCTCTGTGACATTCACATCAGGATGCGAAGAGGCTGACGAGATTCGGCCGATGGCGATACCGATGTCAGTGACCATTCCCGTCAGGTGCGTGGTGCGGATAACCGAACCAGAGATCTTCGTGATCATGGCGTTCTGAAGTCCCATCGTAAAGCAAAGCAGGATAACGGTTCCGAGGCTGCGAGAACCGGTAAACTGTTTCCCTGTAAAGCCGAAGACCGTCATAAGGACGGCTTCGGAGAGCAATGGCAGGGCGTATTGGCTGTAAAGAGCGCGGCTTTTTCCCCAGCGAATCAGTACGGTACTGCCATAGGCTCCGCAGAAGAACGCGAGTACGGCAGCGAAGCTATCCCACACCAACGAGAGGTTTCCGCTAGCCAGATTGTCAGCAGCAGCCGACACGATGCCGGACATATGCGAGGTGTATTGGTGCACGGCTAAAAAGCCTCCGGCGTTGGTAGCGCCCGCGATCAAGGCGAGATAGCGCGCAAGGTGGCGATTCGCTGCGTCGGAACGCGTCGTACTTGTTAACCGGCGAAGGTAATGAAGAGGCATATACCATCTTCGCAGTTTCGCTCACTCCGCCCTTCTACATGACGTGTGGAACGCCGTTCTCGGAAGCAGCGCCACAGATACCAAAGAGAGAAGGCGCACTGAAGGGGACCTAGCCTGTTACAGACCTCAATCTCACTTCGAAGGCTTCGTGAGGTCGGTCAGAACATTCATCGCTCGCTCGAACGGTTTGCAGTCGCCTGTGGCCGCATGAAGGATCAACGATCCCTGCACCCTCGAAATCCAATCCTCAGCGAATTGACGTGCCTTCAACTCAGTCATGCCGCCCTCACGGGCAAGATGGGCCACGGCGTCCGTCCAATTGGCGAAAATCTCTCTCGCGAGTTTCTTACCAGCGGGGCCGATCTCTGAAACGGCAAGCCTTCCCAGGACACATGGGTTCTTACCACTGGCATAAAGCTGGTCAAGTGCGGCGACTATCTTTCTTACTCGCGTTTTCAGTGGTTCGCTGGACTTCGCCACGTCAGCGACCGCCGTCTGAATGAATGTCCTGCCCTGTTCGAGAACGGCTTCTGCCATCTGCTCCTTCCCTCGCGGGAAGTGATGGTAAAGGCTTGATTTTCCAAGACCCGTCGCCTGCGACAGGTCTGCCAGAGATGCGCCTTCATACCCTCGGTCTTGAAAGACTACGAAGAGACGTCCAACGATTTCGGCCTTCTCTTTCGCGTCTAGGGCTGCAGGCATGCGTACATCCTCCGTACAGATCGTTCGTTCTTTACATATCGTAAGCGATGGAAAGGAGACATGCCCTCTCAATCGCTGGAGGGCGAGTTCCTAGGTGGTTGATTCTTCGGCAATGAATTGCTCGTACTCGGCCGCAGACAGCGTTTCACCTGCCGTAGCGTCTTTCACGGCAACTTTGATGATCCAGGTGTCATTGGCATCCTGGTTGAGTAGCTCTGGCTTCGTCTTCAGCGCTTCGTTGATCGCGGCGACCTCGCCTGAGACAGGCGAGAAGACATCGGTCACTGATTTCACGCTCTCGATGGAGCCAAATGCGGTGTCGGGTTGAACGGTCTGTCCCACATTCGGCAGCTCGACAAACTTGATGTCACCAAGGGTGTCTTGTGCGTACTCCGTGGTGCCAACGGACGCGGTTTGTCCTTCGAGGAGTACCCATTGGTGAGACTTGGTATACCGGTAGTTCGCGGGATAGCTCATGATGCGTCTTCCTTTCCGTGATGGTAGTTGCGCCAAAGGCGCGATTAGAGTCAGCTGTGCTTCAGCTTCCGCCTGTGACAGCGTTACGCGATGCGGCTTGCGAGGACCTTCACACGTTCACGGCCGTCGCCGAGAAGCCCATCCATCTGTGCGGTCACCGCAGCGCGGACATGCTCGGGAGCTGTCTCCAGACGACCAGCGTTGAACGGCGGCGCGGGAGCATATTCAAGCCCTAACTGGACACACTGAGCGACATCCGGTCCACGAAGCTCAGCGATGAGCCTCAGCGCAAAATCCGCGCCAGCCGTCACTCCTCCTCCTCCGGTCAGCACATTACCGTCGTGCACGACGCGTGCCGAATCAGGTACAGCCCCGAACTCTGAAAGCATGTCTCGCCATGCCCAGTGACAGGCCGCGTGTCGACCTTTCAGCAGACCCGCCGCCCCAGAATGAGCGACCCTGAGCAAACGGAAGTCACGTACTCAGCAGTTTGAGCCAGGCGGCGGATGCTGGAGAGGTATCGAGGGTCTTCCATCGCCTGAATACAGCCCAGGCCTCCCGGAACACAGAGCACGTCGCAGCGTTCCACAGATTCCAGATCAGCGAGCTTCGCGAAGGAAAGCCCTTGTGATGCCACGGGCACGCCGCCTACAGACGCGACAATCACGGTGATGTCGGGCACGATCGACAGGAACTGATGCGGTGCGGTGAAATCAAGCTGTGTGACCTCGTCATAGACGGGAATGACAACGGTGGTCATATGAGTTCTCCCTTGCGAATGGACCGGATTGAGGCCGATGGAGCGAATCATCGCTCCATCGGTTCTACGTGCTTGCTTGCTGGCGGCGGTGGCTACTTCTTATTGGCCGTCTCATCGATGACGTAGTCGAACTTGCCCGGCTGCACGATAAAGAAGAGGCAATCCGTCTCAGACAGGCACTCCGTTACGTGTGCCTCTTCGCCACGCTGGAACCAGTAGGAGCCCTTCGGCAACGGCTCGGCTTCGGCACCGACCGGATGATTGGAACCAACGCCCTCGACCACTACCGCGAAATAGTCTTCGGTGTGCGTATGGACCGGGCTCTTGAATCCGGCAGGCATGCGAACGAACGTGCCGTGACGACCGTTCTGCAAATCGCCGTACGCCGGGCCTGCACGCAATTCACCCTTCTCTGTCTTCACGCCTGTGTTGATGAAGGAGATCTCACTGGCTGGCACACTGACGGACGGACCTTCGTGGATAACGGGCTTGGATGTCGAATTCTCTGAGTTGCTCATGGACCTTCTCCTCTTTCAGAGTGATTGCTGGTTTGGGTGGACGGGATGTTGTTGCGCGGCTTTACTTGGCGCTCTGCTCGTCGTAGTTCGTCTTCAGCGGTGTCACGATCGAGTCGATGTCGGTCTGGAAGGTGTTGTTGAAGAGGTTCGTAGTGAAGCTGAACGCAGTTTCCGCAACGATGTCGATGATTTCTTCGTCCGTGAATCCCGCGGCACGAACGGCCGCGAAGTCGGCATCGGTGACGTGGCCACGGTTTTTCGCAACCCGGTAGGCGAACTGCACAGCCGCATCGGCTTTCGGATCGGTCGAGTGACCCGTACGGTTCAGTTCCATGTCCTCTGGCGACATCTTGTTGAACTTGCCGCCGACGTAGGTGTGCACCGAGAGGCAGTAATTGCAGCCGTTCACCTCGGCAGTCATGATGTGAATCCGCTCGCGGGTGTTATGGCCGAGGCTTTTGCCCAGGGTCGCGTGCATGTTGGCTTCGGCGCTCAGCACGTCCGGGGAACGGGCGATCAGGCTAAAAAAGTTGGGGGTGACTCCGAGGTTGCGCTCATAGCGTTCGAGGATCGGCTTGGTTGCTGCGGGGGCGGTTTCTTTGGTGGGAATTTCAATGCGGGCCATGTTGGTTTCTCCTTGGTATGGCGTCCTCACTGCGGCGCCGTGCTGATCTAGAAAGACTGTACCGAACAATCGGTACAACTGCAAGGCGAGGATATAGAAAAGAGACAATTCTGACATAGGCGTCCTGCGGTCGTGGAAGTCGTCGCATGGGCCGCGGGTAACG contains the following coding sequences:
- a CDS encoding carboxymuconolactone decarboxylase family protein; this encodes MARIEIPTKETAPAATKPILERYERNLGVTPNFFSLIARSPDVLSAEANMHATLGKSLGHNTRERIHIMTAEVNGCNYCLSVHTYVGGKFNKMSPEDMELNRTGHSTDPKADAAVQFAYRVAKNRGHVTDADFAAVRAAGFTDEEIIDIVAETAFSFTTNLFNNTFQTDIDSIVTPLKTNYDEQSAK